The Clostridium sporogenes genome contains a region encoding:
- the rpoB gene encoding DNA-directed RNA polymerase subunit beta, which yields MVHPVQVGKRTRMSFSRLKEVGQMPNLIEVQLDSYDWFLKEGLQEVFDDINPIQDYTGNLNLEFVGYKLDLDSIKYSVEECKERDSTYAAPLKVKVRLLNKETGEIKEQEVFMGDFPLMTEQGTFIINGAERVIVSQLVRSPGVYYDMTVDKTGSKLFSATVIPNRGAWLEYETDSNNIIYVRIDKTRKLPITILARALGYGTDAEIIEFFGEDERLKATIEKDNTKTREEALLEIYKRLRPGEPPTVDSAESLIESLFFDAKRYDLSRVGRYKFNKKLAIHLRITNQIADQDIVNPQTGEILVQKGEKIDKDKAIEIQNCGINEVYIKIDDKSFKVIGNHFVDIHSLVSFDISDLNIKEYVFYPVLKEILDNYADEESIKEEIRKNIYRLIPKHIIREDIYATINYELGLSYDIGYKDDIDHLGNRRLRSVGELLQNQFRIGLSRMERVVKERMTIQDQEVITPQALINIRPVAASIKEFFGSSQLSQFMDQTNPLSELTHKRRLSALGPGGLSRERAGFEVRDVHHSHYGRMCPIETPEGPNIGLINSLATFAKVNEYGFIETPYRRIDPKNKRATNDIVYMTADEEDLYVIARSDEPIDEKGYFLDDKVTVRAKEEVLVVPVSEVEYMDISPRQLVSVATAMIPFLENDDASRALMGSNMQRQAVPLLKPQAPIVGTGIEYKAATDSGVLPKAKNAGTVVYVSADEIRVRRDSDGGIDKYKLLKFKRSNQGTCINQRPIVSKDEVVAKETLLADGPSTDLGEIALGKNILMGFITWEGYNYEDAMLISEQLVKEDVFTSIHIEEYEAEARDTKLGPEEITRDIPNVGEEALKDIDERGIIRIGAEVRSGDILVGKVTPKGETELTAEERLLRAIFGEKAREVRDTSLRVPHGEAGIIVDVKIFTRENGDELPPGVNKLVRCYIAQKRKISVGDKMAGRHGNKGVISRVLPEEDMPFLPDGRPLQICLNPLGVPSRMNIGQVLEVHLGLAASKLGWHIATPVFDGAIESDIVDCLRKAGYSEDGKTVLYDGRTGEPFDNRVTVGYMYILKLAHLVDDKIHARSTGPYSLVTQQPLGGKAQFGGQRFGEMEVWALEAYGAAHTLQEILTVKSDDVVGRVKTYEAIVKGENIPEPGVPESFKVLIKELQALCLDVKVLNDDNQEIKLKESVDEDADELEVNIEGTENQPGDKEEKEDKEKEDSEDSNEYDDLREEDVEPDLEELSLDDLDLDDFGDEH from the coding sequence ATGGTACATCCTGTCCAAGTTGGCAAAAGGACTCGTATGAGCTTTTCTAGGCTTAAAGAGGTTGGGCAAATGCCAAATCTTATAGAAGTTCAGTTAGACTCATATGATTGGTTTTTAAAAGAAGGGTTACAAGAAGTTTTTGACGATATTAACCCGATTCAAGATTATACAGGTAATCTAAATTTAGAATTTGTAGGCTACAAACTAGATTTAGATAGTATTAAATACTCTGTTGAAGAGTGCAAAGAAAGAGATTCTACTTATGCAGCACCATTAAAAGTAAAAGTTAGACTTTTAAATAAGGAAACTGGTGAAATAAAAGAACAAGAAGTTTTTATGGGAGATTTCCCTTTAATGACAGAACAAGGAACTTTTATAATAAACGGTGCAGAAAGGGTTATAGTAAGCCAATTAGTTAGATCACCAGGGGTTTATTATGACATGACTGTAGATAAAACAGGAAGCAAATTATTCTCAGCTACAGTTATACCTAACAGAGGTGCATGGTTAGAATATGAAACAGATTCGAATAACATAATATATGTAAGAATTGACAAAACACGAAAATTACCAATTACTATATTAGCAAGAGCATTAGGTTATGGAACAGATGCTGAAATAATAGAATTCTTCGGAGAAGATGAAAGATTAAAAGCCACAATAGAAAAAGATAATACAAAGACTAGAGAAGAGGCTTTACTTGAAATATATAAAAGATTAAGACCAGGTGAACCACCTACTGTGGATAGTGCAGAATCTTTAATTGAATCTTTATTCTTCGATGCTAAAAGATATGATTTATCAAGAGTTGGAAGATATAAATTTAATAAGAAATTAGCAATCCATCTAAGAATAACAAATCAAATTGCAGATCAAGATATAGTTAATCCACAAACAGGAGAAATTTTAGTACAAAAAGGTGAAAAAATAGATAAAGATAAGGCTATTGAAATACAGAACTGTGGTATTAACGAAGTATATATAAAAATAGATGATAAGTCATTTAAAGTAATTGGCAATCACTTTGTAGACATACATAGTTTGGTTTCATTCGATATAAGTGATTTAAATATTAAAGAATATGTATTCTATCCTGTTTTAAAAGAAATACTAGATAATTATGCTGATGAAGAAAGTATAAAAGAAGAAATAAGAAAGAATATATATAGATTAATTCCTAAACATATTATAAGAGAAGATATATATGCTACCATAAATTATGAATTAGGATTAAGTTATGATATTGGTTATAAAGATGATATAGATCATTTAGGAAATAGAAGATTAAGATCAGTAGGAGAATTATTACAAAATCAATTTAGAATTGGTTTATCTAGAATGGAAAGAGTTGTTAAAGAAAGAATGACAATTCAAGATCAAGAAGTAATAACTCCTCAAGCTCTAATAAATATCAGACCTGTAGCAGCGTCCATTAAAGAATTTTTTGGTAGTTCACAATTATCACAATTTATGGATCAAACAAACCCTCTATCAGAATTAACACATAAAAGAAGGTTGTCAGCTTTAGGACCAGGAGGACTTTCAAGAGAAAGGGCCGGTTTTGAAGTAAGAGACGTTCACCATTCACATTATGGAAGAATGTGTCCTATAGAAACTCCAGAAGGACCAAACATAGGGCTTATAAATTCTTTAGCTACTTTTGCTAAGGTTAATGAATATGGATTTATAGAAACACCTTATAGAAGAATAGATCCTAAAAATAAAAGAGCTACAAATGATATAGTATATATGACAGCGGACGAAGAAGATTTATATGTAATAGCTAGATCAGATGAGCCAATTGATGAAAAGGGATATTTTTTAGATGATAAAGTTACAGTTAGGGCTAAAGAAGAAGTTTTAGTTGTTCCAGTTAGCGAAGTTGAGTATATGGATATATCACCAAGACAATTGGTTTCTGTTGCAACTGCAATGATACCATTCCTTGAAAATGATGATGCCAGCCGTGCACTTATGGGATCAAACATGCAACGTCAAGCAGTACCACTATTAAAGCCACAGGCTCCAATAGTTGGAACAGGTATAGAATATAAAGCTGCAACGGATTCAGGGGTTCTTCCAAAGGCTAAAAATGCAGGGACAGTAGTATATGTTTCAGCAGATGAAATAAGAGTAAGAAGAGATAGCGATGGAGGAATAGATAAATATAAGTTATTAAAATTCAAAAGATCTAACCAAGGAACATGCATAAATCAAAGACCAATTGTTTCTAAAGATGAAGTAGTAGCTAAGGAAACTCTATTAGCAGATGGACCTTCTACAGATCTTGGAGAAATAGCCCTTGGTAAGAATATTCTTATGGGCTTTATAACATGGGAAGGATATAATTACGAAGATGCCATGTTAATTTCAGAGCAATTAGTAAAAGAAGATGTGTTTACATCTATACACATAGAAGAATATGAAGCAGAAGCTAGGGATACAAAACTAGGACCAGAAGAGATAACAAGAGATATACCTAATGTAGGAGAAGAAGCTCTTAAAGATATAGATGAAAGAGGCATCATTAGAATTGGTGCTGAAGTTAGATCTGGAGATATATTAGTAGGTAAAGTTACTCCAAAGGGAGAAACTGAACTAACAGCTGAAGAAAGATTACTTCGTGCTATATTTGGAGAAAAAGCAAGAGAAGTTAGAGATACATCACTTAGAGTTCCACATGGAGAAGCAGGAATTATAGTTGATGTTAAAATATTTACAAGAGAAAATGGTGATGAATTACCACCAGGAGTTAATAAATTAGTTAGATGCTATATAGCTCAAAAGAGAAAAATATCTGTTGGAGATAAGATGGCAGGAAGACATGGTAATAAAGGGGTTATCTCTAGAGTTTTACCAGAAGAAGATATGCCATTCTTACCAGATGGAAGACCACTTCAGATATGCCTAAATCCTTTAGGGGTACCATCACGTATGAATATAGGTCAGGTATTAGAAGTACATTTAGGGTTAGCTGCTAGTAAATTAGGGTGGCATATAGCTACACCGGTTTTCGACGGGGCAATAGAATCTGACATAGTAGATTGTTTAAGAAAAGCTGGTTATTCTGAGGATGGAAAAACTGTTTTATATGATGGAAGAACAGGAGAACCATTTGATAATAGAGTAACAGTAGGATATATGTATATTTTAAAACTAGCTCATTTAGTTGATGATAAAATACATGCTAGATCTACAGGTCCATACTCACTAGTAACTCAACAACCTCTTGGAGGTAAAGCTCAGTTTGGAGGACAAAGATTTGGTGAGATGGAAGTTTGGGCTTTAGAAGCTTATGGAGCTGCCCATACCCTTCAAGAAATATTAACAGTTAAATCAGATGATGTAGTTGGAAGAGTTAAGACTTATGAAGCTATAGTAAAGGGAGAAAATATTCCAGAACCTGGAGTTCCTGAATCTTTCAAAGTTTTAATAAAAGAATTACAAGCATTATGTTTAGATGTTAAGGTATTGAATGATGATAATCAAGAAATAAAATTAAAGGAATCTGTAGATGAAGATGCAGACGAATTAGAAGTAAATATAGAAGGTACAGAAAATCAACCAGGAGATAAAGAAGAAAAAGAAGATAAAGAAAAAGAAGATAGTGAAGATAGTAATGAATATGATGACTTAAGAGAAGAGGATGTAGAACCAGATTTAGAGGAGTTATCATTAGATGACTTAGATTTAGATGATTTTGGTGATGAACATTAA
- the rplL gene encoding 50S ribosomal protein L7/L12 yields MKKEEIIQAIKEMTVLELNELVEACEEEFGVSAAAPVAVAGAGAAAGAGAAEEKTEFDVVLADAGSEKIKVIKAVREVTGLGLKEAKALVDGAPKTLKEAASKEDGEAIKAKLEEVGAKVELK; encoded by the coding sequence ATGAAAAAAGAAGAAATCATTCAAGCTATAAAAGAAATGACTGTTTTAGAATTAAACGAATTAGTAGAAGCATGTGAAGAAGAATTTGGAGTAAGCGCAGCTGCACCAGTAGCTGTAGCAGGAGCAGGAGCTGCTGCAGGAGCAGGAGCTGCTGAAGAAAAAACTGAATTTGATGTAGTATTAGCTGATGCAGGTTCAGAAAAAATTAAAGTTATCAAAGCTGTAAGAGAAGTAACAGGATTAGGATTAAAAGAAGCTAAAGCTTTAGTTGATGGAGCTCCTAAAACATTAAAAGAAGCTGCATCTAAAGAAGATGGAGAAGCTATAAAAGCTAAGTTAGAAGAAGTTGGAGCAAAAGTAGAATTAAAATAG
- the rplJ gene encoding 50S ribosomal protein L10, which yields MGKNRQIKEAKVKEIQEKMEKAQAIVFVKYQGLTVEEDTMLRKELREAGVEYKVYKNTLSTIAAKNLGYGSCVDLLEGPVSVAFGYDDVTAPARVLNDFAKKNKNLELKGGIIDGELYDVDKIKKIASIPSKDILIAKLLGSFKAPVSNFAYLINAIKDKKESEEA from the coding sequence GTGGGAAAAAATAGACAAATAAAAGAAGCTAAAGTTAAAGAAATACAAGAAAAAATGGAGAAAGCTCAAGCTATAGTATTTGTTAAATATCAAGGTTTAACTGTTGAAGAAGATACTATGTTAAGAAAAGAGCTAAGAGAAGCAGGTGTTGAATATAAAGTTTATAAAAATACTTTATCAACTATAGCTGCTAAAAATTTAGGTTACGGAAGTTGCGTAGATTTATTAGAAGGACCTGTTTCAGTGGCTTTTGGCTATGATGATGTAACAGCTCCAGCTAGAGTTCTTAATGATTTCGCTAAGAAAAATAAGAACCTAGAATTAAAAGGTGGAATAATAGATGGAGAATTATATGATGTAGATAAAATCAAAAAAATCGCATCAATACCATCAAAAGATATTCTTATCGCAAAACTACTTGGAAGTTTCAAAGCTCCAGTATCAAACTTTGCATATTTAATTAATGCTATTAAAGATAAGAAAGAATCAGAAGAAGCTTAA
- the rplA gene encoding 50S ribosomal protein L1 has translation MGKKYTESVKLVDKNTLYTVQEAIELVTKTSKAKFDETVELAVRLGVDPRHADQQVRGAVVLPHGTGKKVRVLVFAKGDKVNEAQEAGADFVGAEELVEKIQKENWFDFDVVVATPDMMGVVGRLGRVLGPKGLMPNPKSGTVTFDVAKAIADIKAGKVEYRVDKTAIIHVPIGKSSFGEGKLSDNFHVLMEAVVKAKPAAAKGQYIKSVAISSTMGPGIKINPGKVLE, from the coding sequence ATGGGAAAAAAATACACTGAAAGTGTAAAATTAGTTGATAAAAACACATTATATACAGTTCAAGAAGCGATAGAGCTTGTTACAAAAACATCAAAAGCTAAATTTGATGAAACTGTAGAATTAGCTGTTAGACTTGGAGTAGATCCAAGGCATGCAGACCAACAAGTTAGAGGAGCTGTTGTACTTCCTCATGGAACTGGTAAAAAAGTTAGAGTTTTAGTTTTTGCTAAAGGTGATAAAGTTAATGAAGCACAAGAAGCAGGAGCTGACTTTGTTGGAGCAGAAGAATTAGTAGAAAAAATACAAAAAGAAAACTGGTTTGATTTTGACGTAGTTGTTGCTACACCAGATATGATGGGAGTAGTAGGAAGATTAGGAAGAGTATTAGGACCTAAAGGTTTGATGCCAAATCCAAAATCAGGTACAGTAACATTTGATGTTGCTAAAGCTATAGCAGATATCAAAGCAGGTAAGGTTGAATATAGAGTAGATAAAACTGCTATAATTCACGTTCCAATAGGAAAATCTTCTTTTGGAGAAGGAAAGTTATCAGATAACTTCCATGTATTAATGGAAGCTGTTGTAAAGGCTAAACCAGCAGCAGCAAAAGGACAATATATAAAATCAGTTGCTATATCAAGTACTATGGGACCAGGAATAAAAATTAATCCAGGTAAAGTATTAGAATAA
- the rplK gene encoding 50S ribosomal protein L11, whose product MAKKVVGMIKLQLPAGKASPAPPVGPALGQHGVNIMGFCKEFNAKTANQAGLIIPVVITVYQDRSFSFILKTPPAAVLLKKAAGIESGSGVPNKTKVAKVTKDQVREIAETKMPDLNAGSIETAMSMIAGTARSMGITVEE is encoded by the coding sequence ATGGCTAAAAAAGTAGTAGGAATGATAAAACTTCAACTTCCAGCAGGAAAGGCAAGCCCAGCACCACCAGTAGGTCCAGCTTTAGGACAACACGGTGTTAACATTATGGGATTCTGTAAAGAATTTAATGCCAAAACTGCTAACCAAGCAGGATTAATAATTCCTGTAGTTATTACTGTATATCAGGACAGATCTTTTAGTTTTATACTAAAGACTCCACCAGCAGCTGTATTATTAAAGAAAGCAGCTGGAATAGAAAGTGGATCTGGTGTTCCTAATAAAACTAAAGTAGCTAAGGTTACAAAAGACCAAGTTAGGGAAATAGCAGAAACAAAAATGCCTGATTTAAATGCAGGATCTATAGAAACAGCTATGAGTATGATAGCTGGAACAGCTAGAAGCATGGGCATAACTGTAGAAGAATAA
- the nusG gene encoding transcription termination/antitermination protein NusG, producing MSEEKAKWYVVHTYSGYENKVKVNLQKTVDNRNLHHWILDIQVPMEEQVEVKDGKKKITLKKTFPGYVLVKMLMTDDSWYIVRNTRGVTGFVGPGSKPVPLTEEEVLSMGIKEKQPEVDVEVGENVKVVSGPLEGFPATIQEINVEKGKIKALVNMFGRETPVELDFNQIEKLD from the coding sequence ATGTCAGAAGAAAAAGCGAAATGGTATGTGGTTCATACATATTCAGGATATGAAAACAAAGTTAAAGTTAATCTTCAGAAAACTGTAGATAACAGAAACTTGCATCATTGGATTCTTGATATACAAGTTCCTATGGAGGAACAAGTTGAAGTTAAAGATGGTAAAAAGAAGATAACATTAAAGAAAACTTTCCCAGGATATGTATTAGTTAAAATGTTAATGACAGATGATTCATGGTACATAGTTAGAAATACTAGAGGGGTAACAGGATTTGTAGGTCCAGGATCTAAACCAGTGCCTCTTACAGAAGAAGAAGTATTGTCTATGGGAATAAAAGAAAAACAACCAGAGGTAGATGTTGAGGTTGGAGAAAATGTTAAGGTAGTATCAGGACCTTTAGAAGGATTCCCAGCGACTATACAGGAAATCAATGTAGAAAAAGGTAAAATAAAAGCTTTAGTTAATATGTTTGGCAGGGAAACCCCTGTTGAACTTGATTTTAATCAGATAGAAAAACTTGATTAG
- the secE gene encoding preprotein translocase subunit SecE — translation MATSKTTNNIASAKKKGLSGFFKDLKFEFKRITWAPKKDVKKATETVLVFCFVYMIIVGVFDYGFNNLFKLIFKL, via the coding sequence ATGGCCACAAGTAAAACTACAAATAATATCGCGTCAGCTAAGAAAAAAGGTTTGTCAGGTTTTTTTAAGGATTTAAAGTTTGAATTTAAAAGAATAACATGGGCTCCTAAAAAAGATGTAAAAAAAGCTACCGAAACTGTATTGGTGTTTTGCTTTGTTTATATGATTATTGTTGGAGTATTCGATTATGGATTCAACAACCTATTCAAACTAATATTTAAGCTGTAG
- the rpmG gene encoding 50S ribosomal protein L33, with protein sequence MRVKVTLACTECKQRNYNTMKNKKNDPDRLEMNKYCPHCHKHTAHKETK encoded by the coding sequence ATGAGAGTAAAAGTAACACTAGCTTGTACAGAGTGCAAACAAAGAAATTATAATACAATGAAAAACAAGAAAAATGATCCAGATAGATTAGAAATGAACAAATACTGCCCACATTGCCATAAACATACAGCTCATAAGGAAACAAAATAA
- the tuf gene encoding elongation factor Tu, translating into MAKAKFERSKPHVNIGTIGHVDHGKTTLTAAITTVLAQKGGASATKYDEIDKAPEEKERGITINTSHVEYETANRHYAHVDCPGHADYVKNMITGAAQMDGAILVVSAADGPMPQTREHILLASRVGVQYIVVFLNKADQVDDPELIELVEMEVRELLNEYGFPGDDTPIVVGSALEVLENQDNAEKTKCIDELMEAIDSYIPTPERATDQPFLMPVEDVFTITGRGTVATGRVERGVLHTGDEVELIGMKEEISKTVCTGIEMFRKILDEAMAGDNIGALLRGVQRDDIQRGQVLAKPGSVTPHKKFVGQVYVLKKEEGGRHTPFFNGYRPQFYFRTTDVTGSINLPEGVEMVMPGDHIDMAVELITPVAMHENLRFAIREGGRTVGSGVVTTISE; encoded by the coding sequence ATGGCAAAAGCAAAATTTGAAAGAAGCAAGCCTCATGTAAACATAGGAACAATAGGTCACGTAGACCACGGTAAGACAACATTAACAGCAGCTATTACAACAGTATTAGCACAAAAGGGAGGAGCTTCAGCAACAAAGTATGACGAAATAGATAAAGCTCCAGAAGAAAAAGAAAGAGGAATCACAATAAATACATCACATGTAGAGTATGAAACAGCAAACAGACACTACGCACACGTAGACTGCCCAGGACACGCGGACTATGTAAAGAACATGATAACAGGAGCAGCACAAATGGATGGAGCGATCTTAGTTGTATCAGCAGCAGACGGTCCAATGCCACAAACAAGAGAACATATACTACTAGCATCAAGAGTTGGAGTACAATATATAGTAGTATTCTTAAATAAAGCTGACCAAGTAGATGATCCAGAACTAATAGAATTAGTTGAAATGGAAGTAAGAGAATTACTAAATGAATATGGATTCCCAGGAGATGATACTCCAATAGTAGTAGGATCAGCATTAGAAGTATTAGAAAACCAAGACAATGCAGAAAAAACAAAATGCATAGATGAATTAATGGAAGCAATAGATAGCTATATACCAACACCAGAAAGAGCAACAGATCAACCATTCTTAATGCCAGTAGAAGACGTATTTACAATAACAGGAAGAGGAACAGTTGCAACAGGAAGAGTTGAAAGAGGAGTTCTACATACAGGAGATGAAGTAGAATTAATCGGAATGAAAGAAGAAATATCAAAGACAGTATGTACAGGAATAGAAATGTTCAGAAAAATACTTGATGAAGCAATGGCAGGAGACAACATAGGAGCATTATTAAGAGGTGTTCAAAGAGATGATATCCAAAGAGGTCAAGTATTAGCAAAACCAGGTTCAGTAACACCACATAAAAAATTCGTAGGTCAAGTATACGTATTAAAGAAAGAAGAAGGCGGAAGACATACACCATTCTTTAATGGATACAGACCACAATTCTACTTCAGAACAACAGACGTTACAGGATCAATCAACTTACCAGAAGGAGTAGAAATGGTAATGCCTGGAGATCATATAGATATGGCAGTAGAATTAATCACACCAGTAGCAATGCACGAAAACTTAAGATTCGCTATCAGAGAAGGTGGAAGAACAGTAGGTTCAGGAGTTGTTACAACAATATCTGAATAA
- the sigH gene encoding RNA polymerase sporulation sigma factor SigH: MDRKVQINSKTSSFEGCVDEEIVMEAKAGNSRAQEYIIGKYENFVKAKAKSYFLIGADKEDIYQEGMIGLYKAIRDFKPDKLSSFKAFAELCVTRQIITAIKTATRQKHIPLNTYVSLNKPIYDEESDRTLLDILSEAKVANPEELIISREELKHIQNEIGEVLSDLEMEVLMSYLDGKSYQEIACDLDRHAKSIDNALQRVKRKLEKCLNNK, from the coding sequence TTGGATAGAAAGGTTCAAATTAATAGTAAAACTTCCTCCTTTGAAGGATGTGTAGATGAGGAAATAGTTATGGAAGCCAAAGCAGGAAATTCTAGAGCACAAGAATATATAATTGGCAAGTACGAGAATTTTGTTAAAGCTAAGGCGAAATCTTATTTTTTAATAGGAGCAGATAAAGAAGATATATATCAAGAAGGTATGATAGGTCTATATAAAGCTATAAGAGACTTCAAACCAGATAAATTATCTTCCTTTAAAGCCTTTGCTGAGCTTTGTGTTACTAGACAAATTATAACGGCTATAAAAACAGCAACTAGACAAAAACACATTCCGCTTAACACATATGTTTCTTTAAATAAGCCAATATATGATGAGGAGTCAGATAGAACCTTATTGGATATTTTATCAGAAGCTAAAGTGGCTAATCCAGAGGAATTAATTATAAGTAGAGAGGAATTAAAGCATATACAAAATGAGATAGGCGAGGTATTATCAGATCTTGAGATGGAAGTTTTAATGTCTTATTTGGATGGAAAATCTTATCAAGAAATTGCCTGTGATTTAGATAGGCATGCTAAGTCTATAGACAATGCACTACAAAGAGTAAAAAGAAAATTAGAAAAATGCTTAAATAATAAATAA
- a CDS encoding NYN domain-containing protein, which translates to MKYIFVDAYNVINSWKELKKIKDYNLEMSREQLLDILNNYASYNQYRIYVVFDAHQTEGAENIEKINNNLIVVFTKEGETADSFIERSVNDLGRKIEVSVVTSDSLEQQLIFQRGATRISSLEFYSQVKETEKNIQDRIKKEFSKKGNRLGEILQEDLLEKLEKIRRST; encoded by the coding sequence ATGAAATATATATTTGTAGATGCTTATAATGTCATAAATAGTTGGAAAGAGTTAAAAAAGATAAAGGACTATAATTTAGAAATGTCAAGAGAGCAACTATTAGATATATTAAACAATTATGCTTCATATAATCAATATCGTATTTATGTGGTTTTTGATGCACATCAGACGGAAGGTGCAGAAAATATAGAAAAAATAAATAATAATTTAATAGTGGTGTTTACAAAAGAAGGGGAAACTGCAGATAGTTTTATTGAAAGATCTGTAAATGATTTAGGTAGAAAGATAGAGGTATCTGTAGTAACATCAGATTCATTAGAACAACAATTAATATTTCAAAGAGGAGCTACTAGGATATCTTCATTGGAGTTTTATTCACAGGTTAAAGAAACAGAAAAGAATATACAGGATAGGATAAAAAAAGAATTTTCTAAAAAAGGGAATAGACTTGGAGAAATATTGCAAGAAGATTTATTAGAAAAATTGGAAAAAATAAGAAGAAGCACGTAA
- the rlmB gene encoding 23S rRNA (guanosine(2251)-2'-O)-methyltransferase RlmB translates to MKNRVGQQEEIREDIIEGRNAVIEALKSNKTIEKVMVAKGDLEGSIKIIISLAKEKGIVINEVDRKKLDSISQTRAHQGVIAFTTPYQYCAVEDIIRYAKQKEEDPFIVILDEIEDPQNFGSILRTAEVCGVHGVIIPKRRNVGVTPTVYKTSAGAVEYMKISKVTNINNVIDKLKEKGIWIYGADMCGNDYCFDVSLSGPIALVIGSEGRGISKLTKNKCDVLVKIPMLGNITSLNASVAGGMLMYEILKQRMKSK, encoded by the coding sequence ATGAAAAATAGAGTTGGCCAACAGGAAGAAATAAGGGAAGATATAATAGAAGGCAGAAATGCAGTAATAGAGGCATTAAAATCAAATAAAACTATAGAAAAGGTAATGGTAGCAAAGGGAGATTTAGAAGGATCTATCAAAATTATAATATCCTTGGCTAAGGAAAAAGGAATAGTGATAAATGAAGTTGATAGAAAAAAACTTGATTCTATATCTCAAACAAGAGCCCATCAGGGAGTTATAGCTTTTACAACTCCATATCAATATTGTGCAGTAGAAGATATTATACGATATGCAAAACAAAAAGAAGAAGATCCTTTTATAGTAATATTAGATGAAATAGAAGATCCACAAAATTTTGGATCTATATTAAGAACCGCAGAAGTTTGTGGGGTACATGGTGTCATAATACCTAAAAGAAGAAATGTAGGAGTTACGCCTACTGTTTATAAAACATCTGCTGGAGCTGTAGAATACATGAAAATAAGTAAGGTTACTAATATAAATAATGTTATAGATAAACTTAAGGAAAAGGGTATATGGATATATGGGGCGGATATGTGCGGAAATGACTATTGCTTTGATGTAAGCTTATCTGGACCTATAGCATTAGTTATAGGAAGTGAAGGAAGAGGGATATCAAAGCTAACTAAAAACAAATGTGATGTTTTAGTTAAAATTCCAATGCTTGGGAATATAACATCTCTTAATGCCTCTGTTGCTGGAGGAATGCTAATGTATGAAATATTAAAACAAAGAATGAAGAGTAAATAA
- the thyX gene encoding FAD-dependent thymidylate synthase, producing the protein MKVKLLEYTPNAEKLIASAAKLCYSSSEIEDLQNNLDKEKVDKFLNMLMSYGHESPIEHVSFTFGIEGVSRSLTHQLVRHRIGSYSQQSQRYVRLDQFEYVIPPSVEKDEEAKKIYIETMKNCQKSYDNIASILKEKYINDGLRAMDAEKKAIEDARYVFPNACTSKIIVTMNARSLMNFFRHRCCNRAQWEIRELAETMLFEVKEVAPTLFKYCGPGCVNGPCPEGKMSCGKIKEVREKYNVKLHKESK; encoded by the coding sequence ATGAAAGTTAAATTATTAGAATATACACCAAATGCAGAAAAATTAATAGCTTCCGCAGCAAAATTATGTTATAGTTCATCTGAAATTGAAGATTTACAAAATAATTTAGATAAAGAAAAAGTGGATAAATTTTTAAATATGTTAATGTCCTATGGACATGAATCACCAATAGAACATGTTTCTTTTACTTTTGGTATAGAGGGAGTATCAAGAAGTTTAACACATCAACTTGTGAGGCATAGAATAGGCTCTTATTCACAACAAAGCCAAAGGTATGTTAGGCTAGATCAATTTGAATATGTTATTCCACCTTCTGTAGAAAAGGATGAAGAAGCGAAAAAAATATATATAGAAACTATGAAAAATTGTCAGAAGTCCTATGATAATATTGCGAGTATTTTAAAAGAAAAATATATCAATGATGGGTTAAGGGCTATGGATGCAGAAAAAAAGGCTATAGAAGATGCAAGGTATGTATTCCCAAATGCTTGTACAAGTAAAATTATAGTTACAATGAATGCTAGAAGTTTAATGAATTTCTTTAGGCATAGGTGCTGCAATAGGGCACAATGGGAAATAAGAGAACTAGCTGAAACTATGTTGTTTGAAGTTAAAGAAGTTGCACCAACATTATTTAAATATTGTGGACCAGGTTGCGTAAATGGACCTTGTCCAGAGGGAAAAATGTCCTGTGGTAAAATAAAAGAAGTCAGAGAAAAATATAATGTGAAATTACACAAGGAGAGTAAGTAA